The sequence CGAATCGGGCGAAACCCTGCGACAGTTCCGCGCGCAACGGCGGCTTGAAAAAATCATGGACACGCTCAAGCCCGGGGATTTTGTCATGCTGCAATTCGGCCACAATGACATGAAAGAAAGCGGCGAGGGCATCGGTCCCATGCAGTCCTATGCCGATGATTTGCGATACTTTGTCAAACACCTGAGAGGACGTGGAGCGCAGCCCCTGCTCGTGACTTCCATGAAACGTCGTCGATTTGACGAACAAGGCAGGCAGTATGCCACCCTCGGAGACTACCCGCTCGCCGTGCGAAAGGTGGCCGCAGAGTTGGCAATACCGTTGATTGACCTCAATCTCATGAGCGGTGTGCTCTTTGCCGCGCTGGGTCCGGAGGGTTCCAAACAAGCGTTTGTGCACTACCCTGCGGGTTCATTTCCTGGTCAGGATGAAGCCCTGCGGGATGACAGTCACTTCAGTCCCTACGGTGGATATGCGTTGGCGAACTGTGTTGTTGAAGCGATCAAAATCGCCTGTCCGGAACTGGCTCAACACCTTCGTAAAGACCTGAAACTCTACGACCCGGCTTCACCCACAAAACCGGACTCCCTGCACATCCCCGCCAGTCCACGTGCGTCCGTCCAGGCTCCGGAGGGCAGCTGAACTTTCAGAATCTTGCTACGTTCTGCAGCCCCAGCATGGAACGTCCGCCTGCAACCCGCCATGCACGCTTCGCCAGCTCGATTTGCGATTTGACCTCTGCGCCTGCAGACCCCAAATACATAGGTTTGCAATGCCTCAGATATCACAACCCACGCTTTGGATGCAGATAGAACAAGAGATGGACAAGCGACAGGCCCGACCCGGGAGATTCTGGGTTAATCTGAATCCGCTGGTGATCCTGAACACCCTTCACCGAAACCGTGGATTGCTGCGCCAGTTCACCGCTCGCATTTTCCACGAGCGCCACAAGGGTTCCCTGCTGGGTGTGTTCTGGGCGGTATTGCTCCCAATCCTGATGATGGGACTCTACACACTGGTTTTCGGGTTCATTTTCGGAAGTTCCTACGGTGTCATCCCCAATGAAAACAAGACAGATTTTGGTCTCGGAATCTTTCTCAGTCTTACCCTCTTTGGTCTCGTATCCGAGTCCTTTGCACTGTCTCCGACCATCATTCTCAACAACCCGAACTTTGTTCGCAAAGTAGTATTCCCGCTGGAAGTGCTACCTGTTGCCCACCTCGGATCGTCCCTCATCAATTTTCTCATCAGTATCCTTCTCTTCCTGATCGGATTGACCTTCATCGGACGTGGACTGAGCATTCATGCCCTGTGGTTCCCCCTTATCATCGCACCGCTGGTCCTTCTCTCCCTCGGGATCTACTGGACTTTTTCCGCACTGGGGGTGTTTCTGCGCGATCTCAACCAGATCATGGTATTCGTC is a genomic window of Puniceicoccaceae bacterium containing:
- a CDS encoding rhamnogalacturonan acetylesterase is translated as MAQATHVSPATEFDPQLGHGFLHFPAEAARQLSATGDAIRPGLKSREPYVFAIQTGEGRFRVSARFEGPSEQAGITIKAESRRLMVHEPDLHLDSEQTRELRFVTDVRTPTLDQGGKVQLNSREEGVWHWDDLLQIEIHSDTVLHSLTVERVDDLPVLFLMGDSTVTDQTTEPWTGWGQMLPVFFKPTLVIANHAESGETLRQFRAQRRLEKIMDTLKPGDFVMLQFGHNDMKESGEGIGPMQSYADDLRYFVKHLRGRGAQPLLVTSMKRRRFDEQGRQYATLGDYPLAVRKVAAELAIPLIDLNLMSGVLFAALGPEGSKQAFVHYPAGSFPGQDEALRDDSHFSPYGGYALANCVVEAIKIACPELAQHLRKDLKLYDPASPTKPDSLHIPASPRASVQAPEGS
- a CDS encoding ABC transporter permease: MQIEQEMDKRQARPGRFWVNLNPLVILNTLHRNRGLLRQFTARIFHERHKGSLLGVFWAVLLPILMMGLYTLVFGFIFGSSYGVIPNENKTDFGLGIFLSLTLFGLVSESFALSPTIILNNPNFVRKVVFPLEVLPVAHLGSSLINFLISILLFLIGLTFIGRGLSIHALWFPLIIAPLVLLSLGIYWTFSALGVFLRDLNQIMVFVTQAMLYSSAIFYSTTKIEGTNLEFLLPILNLNPIVHAVELSRDVMLWHLPMQLSDLGFLYGLSLVVFCAGFAFFQSLKPAFSDVI